One Chitinophaga varians DNA window includes the following coding sequences:
- a CDS encoding conjugal transfer protein TraI codes for MKKILLVLLLMGTLTVIPTQRSHAIVWVVVKAALKKVIRQIDLGIQRQQNKVIWMQNAQKNLENTMSRLKLKEISEWSDKQRQLYDQYFKELWKIKNAIHTYQEVRAIIRRQASLVDEYSHAWSLLQKDGRFTLRELRQMYHIYSGILEESVKSIEELTMVVSSLTTQMGDGRRLELIASVSRQLEQNLVDLRRFNNQNFRISLSRAASADEQRLIKELYGLAN; via the coding sequence ATGAAAAAGATTTTGCTGGTACTACTGCTGATGGGGACATTAACAGTAATACCTACCCAACGGAGCCATGCTATTGTCTGGGTTGTCGTTAAAGCCGCGCTTAAAAAGGTGATCCGCCAGATCGATCTGGGTATTCAGCGCCAGCAAAACAAAGTGATATGGATGCAGAACGCCCAGAAAAATTTAGAAAATACCATGTCCCGGTTGAAGCTGAAAGAGATATCCGAATGGTCTGATAAGCAACGCCAGCTGTATGATCAGTATTTTAAAGAGCTCTGGAAAATTAAGAATGCCATCCATACTTATCAGGAGGTCCGCGCTATCATCAGACGGCAGGCCAGCCTGGTGGACGAGTACAGTCATGCCTGGTCCCTGCTGCAGAAAGACGGCCGCTTTACACTACGCGAGCTCCGGCAGATGTACCATATCTATAGCGGTATCCTGGAGGAGAGTGTGAAAAGCATTGAAGAACTGACGATGGTAGTCAGCAGTCTTACGACGCAAATGGGCGATGGCCGCCGTCTGGAGCTAATCGCATCCGTCAGCCGTCAGCTGGAACAGAACCTGGTTGACCTCCGCCGCTTTAATAACCAGAATTTCCGTATCAGCCTGTCCCGCGCTGCCAGCGCGGATGAACAAAGATTGATCAAGGAACTCTACGGACTTGCAAACTGA